GAACTCCGTCATTATCGTCATCCGTATCGATATCGTCCGTGGTACCGTCTCCGTCTGTGTCTACCGGACCGCCAATCCCATACAGCGAGAAGTGGTCAACCTTAAAGGTAATCGTGTTCAGATCCGTGTCGTGCGCCAGAATGTCTCCTGGCGGAATGGGTTCATACTTCAATGTGCCCGAGTTGTACAGGTATACCGTCAGCGTCGCCTCGCTCGCCCCATTCAACTCCGCTTCTGTATAGGCGATGGTCACGGACAGCGGCGGAGAGAATGTCGTTCCATCGGGGCCAAAGTCGCGTACGATGGTCATCTTGTCCACACCTGCGGGCAATTGCTCGGGAGGAACCGGATCCGTGGGTGTGCTGATGCTTATCTCCTGCGGCACCGCCGGCGGAAAGTCGATGACCGTGTTTGCCGGAATGTCGACAACGGTGTTCGAAACATCACTCACAACCGTGTCATTGTCGGTTACCACATCGTTTACACCGTCGTTGCCTGCGCCGTTTTGATCGGCCGGCGCGGGCACACCCGGTACCAGCGTGGCCGCCTCCAGGCGCGCTGTGAAGATATCAAACGCGGAACCGTTTGCGCCGTGCGCCGAATCGTCGATGTACGCGATACGCGCACCGCCGCTGGATACCCGCGCGATGCCCTGATTACCCGCGGCGGGAATCACCGTCACCGAGCCGCTTCCGTCGGCGGGTGCATAGGCAATTTCGAAGTTGGTTGACCCAAAATTCGAGGTGTACGCATTAAATGTTCCCGTGACATCTTTGGAATAGATGACCGTCTCGCCATCTGGAGTAAGTACCGGTTGCACTTTGTAATCGGAGGTGGTATCAACGAACTTGAGTCGCGGATCGCCAAGGTCTATCGGTGCAGTCACAAGTCCGTTCAGCGTATCGAGCACGCGCGTCAGTGTCACCACGCTACGTGTGATCGCGCCGTCGTCCGAAGGGAAGTAAACGAGAGCAACCCGATCGCCGTCCGGTGTGAAGTGCGGTTCGGAAAAGCCCTCTCCCGTGTTGAACGCGATATTCGTGATTCGTGTCTTTTCGGTGATGCTCTCCAGAAGTCCCTGTTCCGATATGGACAATGACTCAATGTTCCAATCGTCGCCCTTAGCGTACGCGATAAAATTGGTCCCTGAGCGATCGGTGATAGAGGGGGTGCCAATCTGAGCGATCGATCCAGAACTATTTAAAGTGACGCTCGGAGACAGGAGAGTCTCAACAAGGCGATCTCCATACACATCATGGATGTGCCAAAGCGATTGATCGCCATAACCCCACGCGATGCCCCGCTTGAATCCGCACGTACCCAGACTGACGGGAGCGGTCGAACCGTCGGCAGGCACGACATACCGCACATCAGGGCCGAAGTCCTCGAATGCTATCTTTGTGCCATCATGCGACCACTCAAGTTGGAATGGGGCCATCCCAGTGGTACCGGTGACGATCTTCGTGGCACCTGTAATGCTCAGTGTCTTTGCCGGATGCAGTTTGAAAGAAGCATTATCGATAGGACTGGTACCGTCTCGGAATTCAACCTTGTTCGCAATCCCATCTCCATCATAGTCATTGCTACCGTCGCTTACGCTATCGCCGCTATTGGACCCGCCATCGCCCGTGGTGTCCGGACTCATCGGGTCGAACGGATTCTGTACACCACCAGCCACACCATCCAGGTCTATCACCTCTTCTCGGTCCGTCAACCCATCCAGATCGGAGTCCTTTTGCTTCGGATTTGTTCCATACGTGTTGATTTCCTCGCCGTCTGTCAACCCGTCGCCATCCGGATCGGCCTTGACCGGGTTTGTATCCTCCGTGAATTCCTCAAGATTGGTTAGTCCGTCCACATCGGGATTCGCACCGGCATCGTTGCTCAGGTGATCGAGCAAATACTTCTTCTCCCACCAGTCCGGCATGCCATCGCTGTCCGTGTCCCGAGTCGCCGTGGACGGGTCAAGCTTCAGCGCGAACGTGTCTCCCGTAATCACACCGTCTCCGTTGAACGTTGTATCGTAGGCCCCCGGCGTCGTCGGAAAGTTCGAGGACCACGCCGTGCCGCCCGCATACACGAACCCGCCGGATACGGCAATGTGCGCGGAATAGTCCACGCCAAATCCGCCAATAAACGTGGAATACACCAACGATGTGAGCGACGAATTGATGCACGAGATGTAGCAGTCGTTGTCCCCACCGTTGAATGTTACGTCGTACGCACCCCGCGTCGTCGGATAGGCGGTTGAACGCGTCTCGCCGCCCCACCACACGTTGTCATTTTCGTCCACGACGCCACCCACGACGCCATCGGACTGTATCCCTCCTACGACCGTACTCGCGAGTACACTTGTGGCCGTCGAGTTGATCTTCACGACATACGCGTCATTGACTCCGTTGTACGTCTCATCAAAGGCTCCGGATGTCGTCGGAAAGTTGGCGCTCCGCGTGATGCCCAGACAGAACAGATCGCCGGTCGAGGCGGGCAATATGGACCAACCTACGTCGTTACCCGTTCCGCCCAGATACGAAGAAAAGACTAGGGCGGTCCCGCCGGCATTGATCTTCGTCAGATACACATCGCGCGCACCGCCACTGGTGGGCTGAAAGACTCCGCCAGTTACCGGAAAGTTTGTGCTGTCTGTTCTGCCCGTGACCAGCATTTCGCCCGATGGAAGCAGGGTCCCACCCAGAAGCAAGTCGTTTGACGACCCACCCACATACGTTAAATAAGAAAGCGCGTTGCCCGTCGGCGACAGTTTCCCCACCGCACCGTCATTGCCCCCAGCGTTAAGGGTCTGAAAGGCGCCTAAGGAAACCGGAAGGTCCGTTGAAGTGGTGTGCCCGCCAAAGTACACGTTGCCGGAACCATCCACTCCCAGGCAGGTGTTCTCCCAGGTCACATCGTCGCCGGACCCGCCCACAAACGTGCTGAAGACGAGGCTGGTTCCCGTCGGGTTGAGCTTGGCAATGTACCAGTCCCAGCCTCCGTTGATCGTGGTGTCAAAGGCCCCCGGCGTAACCGGAAAGTCCGACGATTCCGTGTAGCCGAAGCAGTAGATGTTGCCCAAGCTGTCAATTACTACCTTGTCCAACTCCTCGTCTCCCGAACCCCCAAGATAGGTCGAGAAAAGGACGTCGCCTGTCGCCGGATTGAGCTTGGTGATGAAACCATCTCCCACCCACGGCGACCCATTGTTGCCTGATCCTCCATGGTTCGTCGGCTGATACGCGCCGGCAGTCACGGGAAAGTCGGTCGAAAGCGTAATTCCATAGACCCACACGTATCCGGAAGAGTCGACCACAATACCCTGATTGACTTCTTCCGCGGATCCTCCCAGGAAGGTGCTCCAAGAAAGGGCGTCTGGATTCTGTGCGTATGCGATTATCGGTGAAAAAATCAGTGCTATGATCCAACTGCCCAATCGTACTTTTGGCTTCATTGCTACCTCCCCGCCGTTTGATGAAAAGTCATAGTCTTCCAAAGAAACCGCTATCAATCATGGGCCGAACGCAACGCCCATAAACTCAGAAGATGAGCCAAAGACAACCCTACTTGTCTTTACCGATATCGACACCAACCGAAGAGCCCCCCTGCAACGTATAGCGGGCCATAACTGGACCTATACCTGTGGGATCGCTCTTGTAACGGACATAGACGGGCGACTCCTGAATCACACCAATGGCTGTCAACAACTCAAGCTGTCCGCCGTCACCCATCCGCATATTCTCGACACCATCGTACTTGAAGCGAACGCGGTCCAATTTCGCGCCCTGGTCAAGCACAAGCGTCCTTTGAAGACCATCTTTCCCCGCCCGGCACTCCAGATCGATGCCGGGAAAGACGTCGTGATAGACAACGCCCCCATACCGCCGAATGTCTTTCAGCGCCTCTGGGTTCTCCCCGTTCGGGCGAACCACATTGGCCTTCCCCTTCTGCTCATCGATCCCTTCCAGGGAGGGATGCAGTTTTGCACCATCAAACTGGATGCGAACGACAAGTCCTACTCCGGTTCCTTGCTGCGAGTTCGGTCTATCTTCATCAGAGTCAGTGGCCCTTCCTCTAATCGGCGTCACATTGAGAACGATTTCAGAAGGAGTGAAGAACAGTACCGATCGTGTTCCTGGCATATAGAATTTGACAGGATCGGCAACCTGACCTTTGTTCTCAAGAACGGCGTGCGACGAAGTCGTGAAGCGGGCGAGTGAAGCTTGCGCGCTTGGAGGGACCTCTCCGGGGGATTGGGCGATTGCCACAGTTCCCGTCACGATCGCGCTCGTGATGGCGGCCAACCGCACGGCCCAAACGAAGGACCCGGGTTTGTGTAGAAACCGCGAATCGGGTAGCTCTGAAGAAAGCACGACACACCCTCCCTGTTCGACGCAGCCAGACAGCTCAAGACAAAGTTGCAGCCAACGTTACTAATATAGCAAAACTCGCGCCAAGAGTTAACGAGGATGGAAACGGGTGTTATTTGACTGATATACACTGACTTAATAGCTTTCGAGATAGAAGCCGCATCGATAGCCGAATGTCCAATTTCTGAAATTTGGACACGCATTGTCTGGAATTTAGGAATAATTTCTAGGTGATGAGAGCTGGATGACTGGAATGCGACGTCTACGGCGCTCGCGCCCCCGTGAGACTAAACAACGCCGCCGCCAGACCTGTACAGGTCCGGCGGCGGATGGTGTACGGTGTGCGAATCGGCCCTGAGGCCTGTCGCGGTCTCAGAAATAGAGACTATTTCGCCTCGATGGTTATCCCCGGCCACGTGTCGGTGCGGAAGGGAGAAGCGGGAAGTCCCGGCTTGTTGTAGAGGGTACAATCGGGATTGTCGCCCCAGCCGTAGCGTACCGCCACCGGCTTCGCGACATCGTCCGCCCAGACTACCACTTCATCGCCCTCGATCTTGGTGTTTGCCCACACGAACTTCTTGTCTTCACCGGCGACCGCAAAACCGCGTACCGGTTCTCCGCCATTGGCCATGAGACCGCCAAACGTATTCTTGAACTTCACGTGAACCTTGTTGCCGTCGACTCGCATGGATTCATAGGTCGGTCCGGAGTAAACGGCGCCTTCCAGGTGATACACGATCTCCCATGCGGCCTGAGTCAGCCGCGCACCAACGTCTTGCTTGTTCCGCGGATGAATGTCCTTCGCCTCGCCGATGTCGATAATGACCGCCTGCCCCGTATTCGCGAGCGAAAGGGTCATCGACTGCGCCTCGCGCAGTTCGGCCCAGGCGGATGGTGCATTTGCATCCGGATTTCGTTCCATGAAATTGGCAAGCTGGACAAACAGGAATGGAAACTCGTCCGAACCCCAATTCTTTCGCCAATCCTGAATCATCGCAGGGAACAGCTTGCGATACTGATAAGCCCGGCCCGCGTTGGACTCGCCCTGGTACCAGATCGCACCCCGAATCCCATACGGAATAAGCGGCTTGATCATGCCGTTGTACAATCCCGAAGTCCGGTGCGGATGAGCAGGCCCTGCCGGCTCGCCCGGTTTCTTCGGTTCCGCCTCGCCTTTCGCTTTCGCTTCATCCGCCGCTTTCTGCCACTCGGCCAACGCCGCATCGTACTGCTTCTTGGCTTCCGGATACTTCGCGATCGTATCGTCCCATCGCTTCACGATGACGTCGAGATCGGGGTCGGCCTCCAAGGTCGGACGGCTGGTCCACGCTTCTGCCGGCGTCCCGCCCCACGAGGAATCGATCAAGCCAACAGGCACTTTAAGGATCTCATTTAGCCTGCGGCCAAAAAAATACCCCACGGCCGAGAAATCCTTGACCGTCTCAGGCGAACACAATGCCCACGACCCCGAACACCCATCCAACGGCTCGCCGGAAACTTTCTTTGCCACCGTGAACAATCGCACCTCGGGATGGTTGGCCTCGGCGATTTCTTTCTCGGCATTGTTCACGAGCGAAACGGGCCATTCCATATTGGACTGCCCCGAGCACACCCACACCTCACCCACGAGCACATCGTGGATGACCGCCGTTGCCCGGCGAGACTTAATTGTCAAGTCGTAGGGACCTCCAGCCGTCATAGGCTCCAGAGCCACCTTCCACGCCCCAGTCTCGTCAGCACGCACGCTGGCAGACCTGGAGGCCAGCGTTACTTGGACCTTCGCTTTCGGTGCGGCCTTGCCCCACACCATGACCGGTTTCTGCTGTTGCACAACCATGTGGTCGCAGAACATTGACGGCAAAGTGATTTCAGTTGTCGCGGCTTTCGGCTGAAATGTGGCGCAGCCAGCGCCAAGCACGCATAAAGCAATGAGGATTCCCCGCATTTCCGTTCCCTTTCCCGGTTAAGGACGCGCGGGCCACGGCCCGCCACGCCAGTCAGAAGAGCATTGTATCGCTCTGCGGGCGGGTACGGTCAACTCGTTTCTTTGCCCGCGATGCCGCACGCGGTGTAGCATGTCCGCATGGGAGATTTCATAAAACGCGCATTCGATTCTCTTGAACGGGGACGCCGGTTCGTTACCCACGATATCTGGTACATCGGCCGTCCCGGCGAGCAGATTCCCCACGGATTCATCATCAAGCAGGTGCGCGTCATCATTTTGCTTATGCAAAACCTGCTCCAAGGCGCGCTGCTCCTGCGCGCCGCCGCGCTCACTTTCACAACAACGCTCTCCATAGTGCCGTTTTTGGCCATCATCTTCTTCGTGATCCAGGAACTGAACCTCGGAGCCGACATATCGAACTTCGTTGTCTCCATGCTCGAAGAGAGCCGAGCTCAACCGGTTGTGACCACTTTAGACTCCCAACCTCAGTCACTGTTGCCTTCTCAGGAAACCGGCGGCGAGAAGTCCGCGGATACCCTGGACCCCAACGAGCGAGCCGCCAAAATGCTCAACGAACGAGTTGCCAATATGCTCGTCGAGTGGGTCTTTCCCGAACTGAAGAACGAACTACCCAGCGACAAAGCCGCCGACCCCGTCGCATGGATCGTTCAGAGAGCTCAGCAAGGCGTGGATCTGCGCGCCATGGGAACCTTGGGCATATTCTTCGTCCTTGCCACGGTGTTTGGACTCATGTGGAATATTGAGTCGGCTTTCAATGCAATTTGGGGCCTGAAGTCCACCCGCTCCTGGTACCGCATCTTCAGCGATTACATGATGGTCGTGATCTTGCTCCCGTTCCTCGTGGCGGGCGTCTTGAGTGTCACCGCTGTGCTGACAAGCGGACCCCTGGCAGAACGCCTCGGAATCCTCGCCTACGGTCTTCGAGGCATTCAATACATCGTCATATGGCTTGCCTTTGCCGTGCTCTACGCGATGGTGCCCAACACAAAGGTGATGTGGCGCTACGCATTACTCGGAGGGGTCGTGGCGGGCACGATGTGGTGCCTCACCTCGTGGGCATACGTCGAACTCCAGATCGGCGTGAGCCGCAACAGCCTCATCTACTCAAGCTTCGTGCTATTCCCGCTCTTGCTCATGTGGATTCACATCAGTTGGATCATCCTGCTCTTCGGCGCCGAACTGACGTTCGCCTACCAGAACGAAAAGACCTTCGCGATGGAACGCCACGCCGCGGGCGCGAGCCACGCCTATCGCGAAGCCGTGGGACTCCGCGCGATGGTCGAAGTGTGCCGACGATTCGATGCCGGCGAACCCGGTATGTCCGTTTCGGAAGCGGCCGAAGACTGGAACGTCCCCACGCGCCTGATAAACCAGACCCTCGACCTGCTTGAAGATGCCGGACTCGTGCGCCGCTGCGGCACGGAGCCGGTGACCTACGCGCCCGCGCGCTCCATCCACAAGATCACCATCGGAGACGTCGTCCATTCGCTTCGCGAAGCCGGACGCGAACCTTCCGCGCTACGCCAGGATGAACTTCTGCGTCCCCTGTTGGAAGAGGTCTCCGCGGCGGAATCGGTACCCCTTCGTGCGAACATGTCCGACCTGATTCACCGGTTCAATCCGCCCTTGCCGCTTATCGCGCTGGATGATGAGGAAGCTCCCGAAGAACTCGAAGATCAATCCGGAAACACGCAACCGGTTTCATAACACTCGCCACTGACTCCAGGATGTCCGTGCCCGCCCATGCCCGCCCGTGTCAGTCCGTGTCAGTCCGTGTCAGTCCGTGCTGTGGCGTGGTCTCCTGACCGCGCCACTCTTACGACCGAAGGTCTCCACTGCGTCCGGCGCTCGTCCGTGTG
This portion of the Candidatus Hydrogenedentota bacterium genome encodes:
- a CDS encoding YihY family inner membrane protein, translating into MGDFIKRAFDSLERGRRFVTHDIWYIGRPGEQIPHGFIIKQVRVIILLMQNLLQGALLLRAAALTFTTTLSIVPFLAIIFFVIQELNLGADISNFVVSMLEESRAQPVVTTLDSQPQSLLPSQETGGEKSADTLDPNERAAKMLNERVANMLVEWVFPELKNELPSDKAADPVAWIVQRAQQGVDLRAMGTLGIFFVLATVFGLMWNIESAFNAIWGLKSTRSWYRIFSDYMMVVILLPFLVAGVLSVTAVLTSGPLAERLGILAYGLRGIQYIVIWLAFAVLYAMVPNTKVMWRYALLGGVVAGTMWCLTSWAYVELQIGVSRNSLIYSSFVLFPLLLMWIHISWIILLFGAELTFAYQNEKTFAMERHAAGASHAYREAVGLRAMVEVCRRFDAGEPGMSVSEAAEDWNVPTRLINQTLDLLEDAGLVRRCGTEPVTYAPARSIHKITIGDVVHSLREAGREPSALRQDELLRPLLEEVSAAESVPLRANMSDLIHRFNPPLPLIALDDEEAPEELEDQSGNTQPVS
- a CDS encoding sialate O-acetylesterase — encoded protein: MFCDHMVVQQQKPVMVWGKAAPKAKVQVTLASRSASVRADETGAWKVALEPMTAGGPYDLTIKSRRATAVIHDVLVGEVWVCSGQSNMEWPVSLVNNAEKEIAEANHPEVRLFTVAKKVSGEPLDGCSGSWALCSPETVKDFSAVGYFFGRRLNEILKVPVGLIDSSWGGTPAEAWTSRPTLEADPDLDVIVKRWDDTIAKYPEAKKQYDAALAEWQKAADEAKAKGEAEPKKPGEPAGPAHPHRTSGLYNGMIKPLIPYGIRGAIWYQGESNAGRAYQYRKLFPAMIQDWRKNWGSDEFPFLFVQLANFMERNPDANAPSAWAELREAQSMTLSLANTGQAVIIDIGEAKDIHPRNKQDVGARLTQAAWEIVYHLEGAVYSGPTYESMRVDGNKVHVKFKNTFGGLMANGGEPVRGFAVAGEDKKFVWANTKIEGDEVVVWADDVAKPVAVRYGWGDNPDCTLYNKPGLPASPFRTDTWPGITIEAK